Below is a genomic region from Parus major isolate Abel chromosome 22, Parus_major1.1, whole genome shotgun sequence.
ttcttatacTTCTTTAcctatataaaaataactttctaaaTGAGTATCCCAGATAAACAGTGGGGAACAAACCCAACAGAAAGCTCTGCACATCCCTTAACTCTTCATGCCCAACTCAGCAGCTTAAAGACTGCCAAAACAGCAGTACCAAAGTAAAGATTTACTTTAATAAATTGTCAGATTTACACTGAAATCCAGCAAGAACTGAATTTATCAGATGGACATTGTTAATTTATTAGATCCTCCAGACTCTGCTATTACAGAAgcaattaaaagtaaaaaaaaacatatttttgtgtgtgttcttgTGTTGAAataaaggaacagaaagaacaaagcaaaacaaaactaaaacccAAATTACCTGTAGAAAGTGTGGCTGCCTTTGGTGAGTTTGGAGatgagagggaagagaaaaccTCTGGAATTTCAGGGATAGGGCTGAGAAGGGGTTTCTTGGAAGCcatttctctttccccataCAAAGATttcttgacttttttctttctccttctcccaaAGCTTgggtattttgttttctgaaaagattGAGAAGgacaataaaacagaataaagtgaaattttaaTAATCCTCTACAATATTTTTGAATAAGTGATGTCATGACTGGATTTTGATGGATGACAACTGTTTCCCCTAAAAGGAATGTTCCACTTCTTTTGCTAGCTACAGAAGAATCTAAAaactcaaaagcaaaaaagaattACTTTTCTAACAAGGCTCTGCAAGAGCTTGGTAAGGGAATAACCACAAATTCATTTGTTGGCCCTCAAGTCTGAGAAGTAACACACAAACACCTCTCTCCAAAAAGATCCTTTAGGCCCTACAAGCATTCAAGCCCTCAAGTCAGGAAAGAAGAGGGATGGGacaggaaatgcaggaaaacaagatggggatgaagaagaaaatattggcagcaacagaaatatcaaaataaacCTGTAAGACACAAGGAGAGACACttggagagagaaataaataaaaataagagcagaattcagcaactgcagcagctggcactcACCTTGGTCTTCTTGGGAGCAGCTTTGGTTGGATTCTCCTGTCTCAGAATCTTGCTCATTCCTAGGTTTTTAGTGTCTTTGTCATTCCCAGTGTTTGTGGCTCCCAAGCTGCTGCAGTCAGTGTCCTCTGCCACggccctgcactgctgaggaATGGGATTTGGGGTGCTTGGGGGCACCTGCTGCTTATAATACCCCACCAGAGTTCAACAGGCATGAGAATCAAATGGAATTAATCTCTATCACCTCATTAAGGGTTGGCACaactggaaattaaatatttcagattcaTTTCTCCCAGTCCTGTTTGTATTATAATGAAGATACAGTAAATTTTCATCTTCAGTTATTTAAGAAAATGGGTTAGTTTTTATATTCCTCTGCTTTTCGCCCTCCCCTCCCACCAGAGCTGTCCAACACTGAAATCTGAAAGCACTTCTTGTACAGTCAATTGTGTGCCTTGAAATTCCAGcaaccaaaacatttttgtcaGATTATCTGGAAAAGCACCTGGAAAATTCAATAGAAATTGTCAATTTAAGTATCaggctttaatttttaataactggaaaatcattttcattgaaaaaaaactCATTTCCTCAAGGCACTAACAGGAGGTATTTCCATACACCAGGATATAGATAATCCTCATacctgaggctggaaaaactTTTTTAAGCATCAAGAGGGATAAAAGAGAACAATTCTGCCTGAAGAAGttcaaaaaaacaaagtaaatttgTTTGTCCTTATCACTAAGGAAACTCACCTTCCTTTTAGTAGACCAAGTTATCATGTCAGGTTTGTCAGTCTCTGCtactataaatgaaaaaaaaaagggttttaatCAGTGTCAATGCAAGTTAATCACATTTGGAGGAAACTACCTGCATAATTTCTGATATTATGCACTTCAAACACTTTAATCTGGAGTAGAAATTCAGTCTTGAGGACTATGAAACATGTCAAGATAAAAAATTTCTACCTTGCTCtacaaaacagaggaaaactcAGCCTCTGAGGATTTGGTAACAGTAATTAGAACATCCACAGCTTTCACGGATAAATATGCACAACCcactttcaattattttcttgttgggttgctgtttaaaaatcatcaaaattaCAGTATAAGAATCAAGattctaaaaacaaaaattactttaagcAGTAAAATTTTCACAGGAAGATATCACAAGTCTAAATAAGATCCAGCTACTGCTATGAGGTTCAGAAGAAAACCTTTCCATTTAAATGCTAGCATTCAAATTTTAGCATGATTGAAAAATATCCCcttgtattaaaaaacaaaaatacaaacagaaaaatgaaccAAAAGCCTCAACTCTTAATTTTCAGGTACAAAAAGATTCATTATCTACTGAGCAAAAGACAAGTTGGGGTTACCTTCTGCATTTTGGACAGGTGAAGGGGCTCCTGCAGCAACAGAACCTTCCAGGAATTCTGGGAGAGGCTCAACACCTtccttcaaacaaaaaattacatttcttggCAATAAATTACAGTAGATATTTGATGGACCTTGTCCATCAGTGTTTGTAgacaaaatggttttgtttcctgaaagaaaacaccTTTGCTCTGTgtggcaaaacaaaacacaacagcaaaacataagaaaaagcaaagggaaaaacatttcaagatCCAGAAACCTCCTAAAACAGCTCTCTAAGCCAAAGTGCTGGTCAGAATGCCTAAAAACTCAACTTCTCAGTGTGACCCAAGAACTCCAAGCAGACTCTGCTGAAATATTGAAACAATCTCTTTGTAAAACCAAGGAGGCTGGGGGTGGAATTAACCAAGAATCGACCATTCCCAGGTAATAGAGAACAACAAACTCACATCATCCCAACCAAAATCCAGGAGGGGCAGAGGCTCCTCAGAGAGGCCCGGCCTTGCCCGGAGGCTCTGCCcttggggacagcctggggaggCTCCTCTGCGTAAGGGGGTGTTGGCAGGAAGGCTTTGGTCAAAGATTTCAGGGCTCAGAACTTCCCCAAAagtcacttttttcttctttggtgtTTTGGAGCTCTGGCTGTCAGTTCTCTCTGttggaataaaatgaaataaacagcTGAATGAAGGGGGattggcacagagcagaggctTTGTTAGAGATTGAAATATTCTCCTAAAAAACATCACCCAAATGATCAGCAAAATGCTACTTTTCATGGCCTGTGAGGCCAGCCAGGATTTTCACTctggatttattaaaaaattaaggaagaaacAGACTAAAAATGACCATCTGTTCCCCAAgtttcagttaaaaaatgtaaaactcctttaaaaatcagagattCTATTCTGGTGTTCGAGGCTTTCTGAAGTTTTGGGGtgggagtaatttttttttgatagaTGTTCTTTTCCTTGGCAATCTTGTTTTCCATGTCATCAGCAGGATGCCACAAGGAGGTCATTCAGTGGTGATTAATACCAAAAACCAGATTTTGCAAAGAGGCAAAATCTTTCCATCTTAGACAATACTttagttaaaaaagaaatgaaaaaagccaAGGGGAATCTGACCTGCTTGCAATGTTTCAAAGGCTTTTACACAATTGGAGACTCCAGCAGATTCACCTCCTTCTCTGTCACTGGCACCGTTTGAGTATTCCTGTCAAATTTAAGATATACAGttcaataaaatttaattaaaatattgtccTCTAAGCAGCATTTAATAATCAAGCCTTTTGTTTAGCCAAATCTACTTGTTTGGTGTATGAATAAAGctcaaaaacattaatttcatggattcatggaatggttttggTGGGCAGGGAGCTTAAAATGATCCagtgccatccctgccatggcagggacacctccccctgtcccaggctgctccaaactggcttggaacacttccagggatccaggggcagccccagctcctctgggaattccatcccagccccttcccacccactcagggaacaattccttcccaatatcccatctaaaaCTGCCCTTAgtcagtttgaaaccattccctgtgtcctggaaCTCCAGACCTTCATAAagtctctgtttttcctgtcacCCCTTCAGGTCCTTGAAGGTACAGTTGGGTCACCCTAGATCCTCTCACACCACAAAACCTCCAAGCAAAGCTCCCAAGATGGCCAAGCAGCATTAAATCATTTCCAATTCCTTCCCAGTTAAATCAGTCAGCACAGCAATTAGtcaaatcaaatcaaagcaCCTTTGGGCTCATCCTTAGTCCAAGCACTGAACCAACCTTGGTGCTGTCCATGAGCTCCCTACCCAGGGTTTTCTTCAGGATGGAtctcagcagggagctgctctgggagaggtCACTGCTGGgaattttcccttctcccagtgGTGTTCCAGGGGTTTGGCTTCCCTCCAGTACTGCCAGGCTCACACCTCCCACAAGCTCAGCCTTCCTGGTGCTGAGATCTGAGACAGCACCACTGTGGGCACACTTGGGAACTGGAGAGAAAGCACAGAGCTCTGACACCAAAAGGTTGAAGGAAAACTGACAAAACTTTAGTATAAAAACATGAGCTATAAAACTGCACACATCTCAACAGATCCTGTGTGGAAACATCCCACAAAAATTTATCAGTCTGTGAGTTCTGGCTTCTTCTGAGCCACATGTACTATTCGGTGTTCTcagaaatttataaaataaatttacaataCAAGAAAGGAGCAGTACATGAAGGAAAAGTTACGTCAGATTTCTACAGCATCCTAAATTGTAAACAAGATGACAAATGTCAGCTGAAACAGttcctgaaaaatattccagtatttttattccttaatgAGGGTTTAACAAAGATTATAACAGTGCTGAATCCTCTTACCATGGCCTGTTTCCAGAGTATCTCCAGTTACAACAGTCTCCAAGGACTTAATGGGATTTTGCTGCTCATAAACCCATTCCTAAAGAAAAAGTCACAGGATTTTTACAACAGCACAAACTATGGAGGGTTTTAATCCCACAGATAAGGATTTCAGAGTTTTCCCCATCATCCACTCTTTCACCTGAATTTGTTTTCCCTAAACACCCAgggaaatatttagaaaatgcttaattaatgaagaaattgtCTATTTTAATGTCTAACTTAGAGGTTTCTCCCCAGCTCAAAGCAcctttgcagcagcagggccagcagcagtCACAGCTCGGCATGGGGACAAGATGCTGCAGATCCTGAGCTCACTCCTGATGCTCTTGGtcccatttccttttaaattttcttgcaAAGCAGCTCCTCTGTTGCCCAACATGAACTCTTCTCTCCACTGCTCCAGGTTTGGCTCTTTGTTAACAGGTGCTTTATTCAGAGctgcataaattaaaaataaaacagaaccCAAACAAACTGCAAAGAGAAACTTCAGGTTTTtcaatgaattttctttttgtgtttctttatcAAGAGGTGCAAAAAGTCAGGTAATGTTCTAGGCAGGGAGAAGACATTTTTTAGATCTActtcaaaaataacatttccagCCTTCAAAATAAGTGATTCATTTCATATAAATGTTATTAAGACCTGCAATAGCagaacagtaaaatgaaaaccatTCTCTGTTTCATGCAAAAAGAATGCAAAAACATAAGTGCTCAATGAGAAATCTATCAAAGAAGACAAATCTAGGAAACAAAACTAAGGAGTCCCAAAAATGCAAGTTTTAGAGAAACCACTAATCAGGGTGCATTAAGATggtttaaacaaacaaaccaaacttcAAACCAAGCACAAGCACTTGTGCTGAGCCTTATAAAGGAAgattattctgttttttaagaaatatttctggtttcaTACTTTCAGCCTAAAGGAAGAGCTGATATTTAAGGTAAATCACTGACCAGGATATTTAATCAACTCACATGAACCTCCTTCCTGGAAAGGCTCCCCCAGGTGTGAGATCCCAGCCTCCCCCTCAGCTTCTTGCAGGGATTCAAAACAGGCTTGGAAAGCTTCCATCCTGTCCTTCAGCGACCTCACATTTGCAGGTTTAAAAGGACTGATCtgccaaaacaaaattaacccCATCAGGCATTTCTTCCCTCACCATTTGAGCTTTAATGTTTTGGATTTCCACCTTGACCTAAAAGACGAAGAATCTGGCATTTAATCTGGCTTCAATTGTATCTGTACAGTAAAAATACGGGAAAAAAGGAACTTCACCCAGAAATCTggtacattttatttcatttgatcTGTTCTTCTAGTCTATACAATTTGCTTTCTGACAGCCCAGCATGGTTCAAGTCATGAACACATCTGATTAACTAAATCATTCACACTTGAAGTCACTTCATTTGGAACAAGCAACAGTTAAACTACCCAAGAACCAAGTGTAGCAAACACAGGAATGTAACAAAAGTTAAAATACATCAGCAAGCTTAACATGGAGAAGAAATTTCAGCCTCTACACAGTGCAAACAAAACCTGGAACACCCCTTTGTCAGGTGACCAAGGGACAGCAGCAAATCAATGCCAGTTATCCCTACTGCTGGATTCTTCCCAAGACTtgcctctcctcccagcacaAGGTGGCTCCTGGAGGGAGTGGAAGTTCCCCATCATATCTTTGGGAAGGATTCTCACCTGGGTGAAAGCTTctttctgcctgctgctcctctgctgggcCAGGTACCGGATCAGGGTATTGTTTTCTGGTGATCCCCTCAATCCAACCGTTGACCTTCTCCTAAATTTTAGGGAAGTTGGGGAAGTCCCTGAAAAGGGGACGAGAGGAGAggttagaaagaaaaacaaagcacaaaaccacagaaatgttttggaatACCTAACACTctaaaatggtaattttttatcctttttaagGTTAATTAATGCTACTTTTTCTAAGATACAAAATTACCTGCTCAGCCTAAGAAACCTCCCTGAGCACATCACCTTAAGGGTCTTAAAGCTATTAAATCACAAACCAAGTCTGCCTTTTAGCTTTTCAATTGCTTGCGAGTATTTTCACCAATACTTGCAGAATTTGTCTTGCAATTCCCTTGTGAAAGTCAAACACTTCATTAACTCAAGAGAGATAAACAGGGAGCATTTACCTGTGTAGGATATAGCCAGTTAAACGGTATCATTATCTTGTATATGGGATATCCTATAAATACGTTGTAGCAACAGCCTCTCAGAGTGTGCTCCTGGGCATACTCAAACTCTCATCACCTGAATCTGCCCTAAATTAGAGCCTTTGGCAGGAGGCTGGACTAAACGAGCTGCAGAAGCCCCTCTGAGAAGGACAAAAGTAATTTGTCACCCCAGCCTCACCCGTGGGCCGTTTGCCAACATTTTCCCGAGCGATCCCAAACTCAGCAGTTACCACAGCGGCAAAATCAACAGGTTTGTTCCCCTCTTCGGATAGTCTAAAATCAGGTTTTGCTTCCACTTTGTCTCTCTCAGGAGTGGAGAAGTCATTTCCCAAGGGAACAGTTTGGCTGCTGGAAAAATCCCCTTTGGTGTGCAAAGGTAAGGGGAGTTCAATGAGCACATCCCCCCTGAGCGCCCCAAAACActtcccagggagctgccagctcacATCAGCCCCCTGGGGCTGACACAAATTCTCCTCGGGGCATTTCAGGACACGTTTTGGTGGCTGTGTCTGGTTCCCATCAGTGAAATTCTCCTTATTGGATGGTCTGATGCCTTTGGGTTTGGTCACTTTGCAGCTCTTCTGGTCTCTTGATGGAGGGAAAGAGGCCTCTTCCTTCTGTTCAGGAGAACCACGctcattttctttaactttCAGGGGAGTTTTAGATCCTCTGAGCATTGTTTGGGATTTATTTGAAGGAACATTCACTCAGCCTTTACTCCTGTAATTACAGATtcctattaaaaagaaaaaaaaatattatttgctaAGAACAAGAGCTCACTACCACGCTCAAGCTTCTTCcaaatctgcatttttcctgGACAAGGTGTTAAAcaggagggtgggaagggaaattTATCCCCAAaaaactgcagggaaaggaCCCAAGGGGCAGGgaccagaaagaaaaacacaagagCACTAAAAC
It encodes:
- the CDCA2 gene encoding cell division cycle-associated protein 2 isoform X4, which produces MLRGSKTPLKVKENERGSPEQKEEASFPPSRDQKSCKVTKPKGIRPSNKENFTDGNQTQPPKRVLKCPEENLCQPQGADVSWQLPGKCFGALRGDVLIELPLPLHTKGDFSSSQTVPLGNDFSTPERDKVEAKPDFRLSEEGNKPVDFAAVVTAEFGIARENVGKRPTGTSPTSLKFRRRSTVGLRGSPENNTLIRYLAQQRSSRQKEAFTQISPFKPANVRSLKDRMEAFQACFESLQEAEGEAGISHLGEPFQEGGSSLNKAPVNKEPNLEQWREEFMLGNRGAALQENLKGNGTKSIRSELRICSILSPCRAVTAAGPAAAKEWVYEQQNPIKSLETVVTGDTLETGHVPKCAHSGAVSDLSTRKAELVGGVSLAVLEGSQTPGTPLGEGKIPSSDLSQSSSLLRSILKKTLGRELMDSTKEYSNGASDREGGESAGVSNCVKAFETLQAERTDSQSSKTPKKKKVTFGEVLSPEIFDQSLPANTPLRRGASPGCPQGQSLRARPGLSEEPLPLLDFGWDDEGVEPLPEFLEGSVAAGAPSPVQNAEAETDKPDMITWSTKRKCRAVAEDTDCSSLGATNTGNDKDTKNLGMSKILRQENPTKAAPKKTKKTKYPSFGRRRKKKVKKSLYGEREMASKKPLLSPIPEIPEVFSSLSSPNSPKAATLSTEAAALGNPKARGACRDTPQQPQDGRRSGKLRAVCPGLLEQAAASSSGPGDSEVPGSLEAAPGPAPEFSNTVPDGEGDFDTSEYFQQDKETPCEKEAKESSSMIEKEKLQGNLLTGLEILERQDVQEAAQRTKCPQKDSVRGDSARRRRSSRAFFFPPAENLEITGADLPVSSYNVEEFFSVPHAKEGSLQACRRSSASAEVRVRRSMRLSKDAVSEGLAWIQIPSEIPKPSLPAAPKARRFSTSILAGSENIHPREQNLLPLPAPGKENEGSAPIAAGPGRRWRRRSLFEATAREMPWAPTQRRRSTNSGCGKDRSHRKHSEAAETLELRLKDVSGISDFLK
- the CDCA2 gene encoding cell division cycle-associated protein 2 isoform X2, coding for MLRGSKTPLKVKENERGSPEQKEEASFPPSRDQKSCKVTKPKGIRPSNKENFTDGNQTQPPKRVLKCPEENLCQPQGADVSWQLPGKCFGALRGDVLIELPLPLHTKGDFSSSQTVPLGNDFSTPERDKVEAKPDFRLSEEGNKPVDFAAVVTAEFGIARENVGKRPTGTSPTSLKFRRRSTVGLRGSPENNTLIRYLAQQRSSRQKEAFTQISPFKPANVRSLKDRMEAFQACFESLQEAEGEAGISHLGEPFQEGGSSLNKAPVNKEPNLEQWREEFMLGNRGAALQENLKGNGTKSIRSELRICSILSPCRAVTAAGPAAAKEWVYEQQNPIKSLETVVTGDTLETGHVPKCAHSGAVSDLSTRKAELVGGVSLAVLEGSQTPGTPLGEGKIPSSDLSQSSSLLRSILKKTLGRELMDSTKEYSNGASDREGGESAGVSNCVKAFETLQAERTDSQSSKTPKKKKVTFGEVLSPEIFDQSLPANTPLRRGASPGCPQGQSLRARPGLSEEPLPLLDFGWDDEGVEPLPEFLEGSVAAGAPSPVQNAEVAETDKPDMITWSTKRKCRAVAEDTDCSSLGATNTGNDKDTKNLGMSKILRQENPTKAAPKKTKKTKYPSFGRRRKKKVKKSLYGEREMASKKPLLSPIPEIPEVFSSLSSPNSPKAATLSTEAAALGNPKARGACRDTPQQPQDGRRSGKLRAVCPGLLEQAAASSSGPGDSEVPGSLEAAPGPAPEFSNTVPDGEGDFDTSEYFQQDKETPCEKEAKESSSMIEKEKLQGNLLTGLEILERQDVQEAAQRTKCPQKDSVRGDSARRRRSSRAFFFPPAENLEITGADLPVSSYNVEEFFSVPHAKEGSLQACRRSSASAEVRVRRSMRLSKDAVSEGLAWIQIPSEIPKPSLPAAPKARRFSTSILAGSENIHPREQNLLPLPAPGKENEGSAPIAAGPGRRWRRRSLFEATAREMPWAPTQRRRSTNSGCGKDRSHRKHSEAAETLELRLKDVSGISDFLK
- the CDCA2 gene encoding cell division cycle-associated protein 2 isoform X1 codes for the protein MLRGSKTPLKVKENERGSPEQKEEASFPPSRDQKSCKVTKPKGIRPSNKENFTDGNQTQPPKRVLKCPEENLCQPQGADVSWQLPGKCFGALRGDVLIELPLPLHTKGDFSSSQTVPLGNDFSTPERDKVEAKPDFRLSEEGNKPVDFAAVVTAEFGIARENVGKRPTGTSPTSLKFRRRSTVGLRGSPENNTLIRYLAQQRSSRQKEAFTQISPFKPANVRSLKDRMEAFQACFESLQEAEGEAGISHLGEPFQEGGSSLNKAPVNKEPNLEQWREEFMLGNRGAALQENLKGNGTKSIRSELRICSILSPCRAVTAAGPAAAKEWVYEQQNPIKSLETVVTGDTLETGHVPKCAHSGAVSDLSTRKAELVGGVSLAVLEGSQTPGTPLGEGKIPSSDLSQSSSLLRSILKKTLGRELMDSTKEYSNGASDREGGESAGVSNCVKAFETLQAERTDSQSSKTPKKKKVTFGEVLSPEIFDQSLPANTPLRRGASPGCPQGQSLRARPGLSEEPLPLLDFGWDDEGVEPLPEFLEGSVAAGAPSPVQNAEVAETDKPDMITWSTKRKQCRAVAEDTDCSSLGATNTGNDKDTKNLGMSKILRQENPTKAAPKKTKKTKYPSFGRRRKKKVKKSLYGEREMASKKPLLSPIPEIPEVFSSLSSPNSPKAATLSTEAAALGNPKARGACRDTPQQPQDGRRSGKLRAVCPGLLEQAAASSSGPGDSEVPGSLEAAPGPAPEFSNTVPDGEGDFDTSEYFQQDKETPCEKEAKESSSMIEKEKLQGNLLTGLEILERQDVQEAAQRTKCPQKDSVRGDSARRRRSSRAFFFPPAENLEITGADLPVSSYNVEEFFSVPHAKEGSLQACRRSSASAEVRVRRSMRLSKDAVSEGLAWIQIPSEIPKPSLPAAPKARRFSTSILAGSENIHPREQNLLPLPAPGKENEGSAPIAAGPGRRWRRRSLFEATAREMPWAPTQRRRSTNSGCGKDRSHRKHSEAAETLELRLKDVSGISDFLK
- the CDCA2 gene encoding cell division cycle-associated protein 2 isoform X3; its protein translation is MLRGSKTPLKVKENERGSPEQKEEASFPPSRDQKSCKVTKPKGIRPSNKENFTDGNQTQPPKRVLKCPEENLCQPQGADVSWQLPGKCFGALRGDVLIELPLPLHTKGDFSSSQTVPLGNDFSTPERDKVEAKPDFRLSEEGNKPVDFAAVVTAEFGIARENVGKRPTGTSPTSLKFRRRSTVGLRGSPENNTLIRYLAQQRSSRQKEAFTQISPFKPANVRSLKDRMEAFQACFESLQEAEGEAGISHLGEPFQEGGSSLNKAPVNKEPNLEQWREEFMLGNRGAALQENLKGNGTKSIRSELRICSILSPCRAVTAAGPAAAKEWVYEQQNPIKSLETVVTGDTLETGHVPKCAHSGAVSDLSTRKAELVGGVSLAVLEGSQTPGTPLGEGKIPSSDLSQSSSLLRSILKKTLGRELMDSTKEYSNGASDREGGESAGVSNCVKAFETLQAERTDSQSSKTPKKKKVTFGEVLSPEIFDQSLPANTPLRRGASPGCPQGQSLRARPGLSEEPLPLLDFGWDDEGVEPLPEFLEGSVAAGAPSPVQNAEAETDKPDMITWSTKRKQCRAVAEDTDCSSLGATNTGNDKDTKNLGMSKILRQENPTKAAPKKTKKTKYPSFGRRRKKKVKKSLYGEREMASKKPLLSPIPEIPEVFSSLSSPNSPKAATLSTEAAALGNPKARGACRDTPQQPQDGRRSGKLRAVCPGLLEQAAASSSGPGDSEVPGSLEAAPGPAPEFSNTVPDGEGDFDTSEYFQQDKETPCEKEAKESSSMIEKEKLQGNLLTGLEILERQDVQEAAQRTKCPQKDSVRGDSARRRRSSRAFFFPPAENLEITGADLPVSSYNVEEFFSVPHAKEGSLQACRRSSASAEVRVRRSMRLSKDAVSEGLAWIQIPSEIPKPSLPAAPKARRFSTSILAGSENIHPREQNLLPLPAPGKENEGSAPIAAGPGRRWRRRSLFEATAREMPWAPTQRRRSTNSGCGKDRSHRKHSEAAETLELRLKDVSGISDFLK